A region from the uncultured Macellibacteroides sp. genome encodes:
- a CDS encoding 4Fe-4S binding protein, whose amino-acid sequence MKALYRYIKEIIQAFTSLIGGLMLTLKFFLTPWKSIITEQYPENRKTTINIPERFAGELTLPHDENNEHKCTACTLCEHACPNGSIEIFQKTIETEDGKKKKNLDRWVYHLDMCTFCGQCVDACPSDAISMKNNFELSVFDRSTLIRQLNRPGSKLNENNKPIKTMLAS is encoded by the coding sequence ATGAAAGCACTTTATCGCTATATTAAAGAAATAATTCAGGCTTTTACCTCTCTGATAGGAGGTCTTATGCTCACGTTAAAATTTTTCCTTACTCCCTGGAAATCGATCATAACCGAGCAGTATCCCGAAAATCGTAAAACGACAATCAATATACCAGAAAGATTTGCAGGAGAACTTACTCTGCCTCACGACGAAAACAACGAGCATAAATGTACAGCTTGTACCCTTTGTGAGCACGCTTGTCCGAATGGATCAATCGAAATATTTCAAAAAACGATTGAAACCGAAGACGGAAAAAAGAAAAAAAATTTAGATCGCTGGGTGTACCATCTGGATATGTGCACATTCTGCGGACAATGTGTGGATGCTTGTCCGTCTGATGCAATCAGCATGAAAAACAACTTTGAGTTAAGTGTTTTCGACAGAAGCACATTAATCCGGCAATTAAATCGGCCAGGTTCAAAGCTTAATGAGAATAATAAACCGATAAAAACTATGCTGGCGTCATGA